One region of Molothrus aeneus isolate 106 chromosome 1, BPBGC_Maene_1.0, whole genome shotgun sequence genomic DNA includes:
- the SIRT5 gene encoding NAD-dependent protein deacylase sirtuin-5, mitochondrial, with protein sequence MCLFQSTARRLVSQVHCGLKASSSKKQKFCLEMARPSSNMADFREVFAKAKHIAIITGAGVSAESGVPTFRGAGGFWRKWQAQELATPGAFARNPSRVWEFYHYRREVMLSKHPNPAHIAIAECEKRLSKQGRSVVVITQNIDELHRKAGTKHLLEIHGSLFKTRCTSCGNVAANYKSPICPALAGKGAPDPDTEDAAIPVEDLPQCEEDGCNGLLRPHVVWFGEALDPGVLTAVEKELDICDLCLVVGTSSVVYPAAMFAPQVSARGVPVAEFNMETTPATNRFRFHFPGPCGTTLPPALARHETEIIS encoded by the exons ATGTGTCTCTTTCAATCTACCGCTAGAAGGCTGGTTTCCCAAGTGCATTGTGGACTTAAGGCCTCGTCTTCAAAGAAACAGAAGTTTTGCTTGGAAATGGCCCGTCCCAGTTCAA acaTGGCTGATTTCCGAGAGGTGTTTGCCAAGGCCAAGCACATCGCCATCATCACCGGAGCCGGGGTCAGTGCCGAGAGCGGCGTCCCCACCttcagaggggctggaggctTCTGGAGAAAGTGGCAAGCCCAG GAGCTGGCTACTCCAGGGGCTTTTGCGCGAAACCCTTCCCGTGTGTGGGAATTCTACCACTACCGGCGGGAGGTGATGCTGAGCAAACATCCCAATCCAGCCCACATTGCCATTGCAGAGTGCGAGAAGCGTCTCAGCAAGCAAGGAAGGAGCGTTGTGGTCATCACTCAGAACATTGATGAGCTGCACAGGAAGGCAGGCACCAAGCACCTCTTAGAAATCCACG GTAGTTTATTTAAAACTCGGTGCACCAGCTGTGGAAACGTAGCTGCAAATTACAAGAGCCCGATCTGCCCTGCATTGGCTGGGAAGGG GGCTCCAGATCCTGACACAGAAGATGCTGCCATTCCAGTTGAAGACCTTCCTCA GTGTGAGGAGGACGGCTGCAATGGGCTCCTGCGGCCCCACGTGGTGTGGTTTGGGGAAGCCCTGGATCCCGGCGTGCTCACGGCggtggagaaggagctggatATTTGTGACCTCTGCTTGGTC GTCGGGACCTCGTCCGTGGTGTATCCTGCGGCCATGTTCGCTCCGCAGGTCTCGGCCAGAGGAGTCCCGGTCGCGGAGTTCAACATGGAGACCACTCCTGCCACCAACAGGTTCAG GTTCCACTTCCCGGGCCCCTGCGGGACCACGCTGCCACCGGCGCTGGCGCGACACGAGACGGAGATCATCTCCTGA
- the NOL7 gene encoding U3 small nucleolar RNA-associated protein NOL7 gives MARRQKAKEAKAAAAGKRRAPAALPSPASSSEDEAPEEVPFGVAREAAEAERKLVGEAARRHRELLKEKRRRHQELFAEQKKRRLLPEAVLQELQELQDVSARPAEQAAADDPVTLGEELEAEAVELEQGQAEVQEKKGKRRKGARTNRNYVAVCLKDHSATGLHQQLAKDFLNAQLYGPHTNRVPANEFFSLANKRAPVKKAAVQFVDKSWGQDKKEKAARFKKRWLATHIKNGV, from the exons ATGGCGCGCCGGCAGAAAGCGAAGGAGGCGAaggcggcggccgcgggcaAGCGCCGGGCTCCCGCCGCGCTGCCCAGCCCGGCGTCCTCCTCGGAGGACGAAGCCCCGGAGGAGGTGCCCTTCGGCGTGGCGAGGGAGGCGGCCGAGGCCGAGCGGAAGCTCGTGGGAGAGGCGGCGCGGAG GCACcgggagctgctgaaggagaagCGGCGGCGGCACCAGGAGCTGTTCGCGGAGCAGAAG AAGCGCAGGCTGCTGCCCGAGGccgtgctgcaggagctgcaggaactgcAGGATGTGTCCGCACg GCCCGCTGAGCAGGCTGCGGCAGATGATCCAG TTACTCTAGGTGAAGAACTTGAAGCTGAGGCTGTAGAGCTGGAGCAAGGCCAAGCTGAAGTGCAGGAGAAGAAAGGCAAGAGGAGGAAGGGTGCCAG GACAAATAGGAACTACGTGGCTGTGTGCTTGAAAGACCACAGCGCCACAGGCCTCCACCAACAGCTGGCCAAAGACTTCCTAAATGCTCAGCTCTACGGGCCACACACCAACCGGGTACCAG CAAATGAATTTTTCTCCCTTGCAAACAAGAGGGCCCCTGTCAAAAAAGCTGCTGTTCAGTTTGTGGACAAGTCTTGGG ggcaagataaaaaggaaaaagcagcaaggTTTAAGAAACGCTGGCTGGCAACACATATTAAAAATGGAGTCTGA